ACGCAGGGCTAGCGGGGCGAAACCGGCGTTTGTGTGGGTAGCGCGGGTGATGAAGCTGCTATTCATATTGATTCTCCAGAGGTTGAGTTGTGTTGATGGAGTTATAATAGACCTGATAATTAAATTGAATAGCGCAAAAATACGGAAATTAATATCAGTAAATACGATACGTTATTATTTGGCAATATATCCATAGGGCTCGCTGCTGAACCGACCCGAACCAGGTCGCTCCAACTTGCATGGTTGTCTTAGTCAAGTAGAGGTTGATTGAATTTGTCCAGAGCAGGGTTTCTGAAGTGTGTATTGGTGCTCCTGCTTGGGGTGGCGGCCGTGGTGTATAAGCCATGGACGTATCTGCCGCCGGAGTGGAATCCTTGGGCCCCCTTGTCGATCACCCATGAAATGACCCAGATCACCCGTTGGAAGCTCTCTCAATTGCAGCAGGCGCCGGAAAGCTGTGTCGCGATCCTGGCGGCGGCACCAGAGGGGTGGGTAGATTATCTCGACCTGGAAGACTACACCCCTGTACAAGGCTGCCCGTTGACCAATGTTGTGCGGGTGCGAAGCAGCGGGCTCGACTTCAACTCGCCCTTTACCGTGACCTGTCCGATGTTGGTGGCCTGGGTCATGTTCGAGCGCCAGCAGTTGCAGCCGCTGGCGTTGGCGCATCTGGAATCCGAGGTCAGCAGAGTCGATCATTTCGGCAGTTTCGCCTGTCGCAACATCTACAACCGTGAAAATGCCCGCCGAAGTCAGCATGCTTCGGCCAATGCCTTTGATGTGGCTGCGTTCCGCTTGAAGGACGGGGGCCAGGTTAGTGTGCTGCGCGATTGGGACAATACCCAGGCACCGGAAAAAAGTACCTTCTTGAAGGCCGTACATGATTCTGCCTGCGCTTATTTCGGTACGGTGTTGGGGCCGGACTACAATCAGCCGCATGAAAACCATTTTCATTTTGATGCCAGCGGTTTTGGGTTTTGCCGTTAGACCGGTGGCGCGTTGCTTCGCCTTGGAAGCATTCGCAGCAATGTACCGTCACGCCACAGGTAGTGGTGGGCCACGCCGGCAACGGCATGGAGACCGATCATCCAATATCCGGCAAGTGCACCCCATTCATGCGCCTGTTCAAATCTCTCGGTCCAGGTCTCACTAGGTTGCATCAGCCAGGGCAGGGGGTATCCCAAAAGCGCTACATGTTTGCCCTCTGCACTGAGTATCAGCCAACCCAGCAACGGCATCGCGATCATCCATGCATAGAGTGCCAAGTGCATTCCGGTAGCGGCCAGCTTTTGCCATTGTGGTGCCATGTTGTTGGGGTCTGCGGGGCTCGTTGTCAGCATGCGGGTAAGCAGTCGAACACATACCAGCATCAGGATGCTGATGCCCAATCCGAAGTGCCACAGCTTGAGGCCCTCGCGGATCCCGCTGCCCTTTGGAAAATTGCCTTTGAGCTCCATGCAAGCGAAGACAGCTGCAATCAGGATCAGCATCAGCCAGTGCAATGCGATGCTGAGGCCGTGGTAACGAGTTGGCGTTTTCATGTATTTGATGCCTCGTGTGCCCGGCAGACATAGCTGGGTGATGGCTAGAGATTAAGCGGGTTGTATTAACGCTTGCTTAAGAGGGGCTAATCAGTGGCTTGCACAGATTCTGTGATCTGGCGTTATATTATTCATCCGCCATCCGGGGCCGCTTGCAAACGAGGTGTATTCAATTGACTACTGAACTCTTTATCGCCAACAAGAATTACTCCTCCTGGTCGCTGCGCCCCTGGGTATTGATGCGGCAACTGGAGATACCCTTCACCGAGCGGCTGATGCCCTTTTCCGGAGCTGATACCGCAGCGTCATATCGCGCCTTTTCCCCCAGCGCCAAGGTGCCCTGCCTGGTGGACGGCGAAGCCCGCGTATGGGATTCGCTGGCGATTGTCGAGTATCTGGCTGAAACCCGTTCCGGCGTCTGGCCGGAAGAGCTGACAGCGCGCACCTGGGCGCGCTGCGCGGCGGCGGAAATGCATTCGGGGTTCACTCAGTTGCGCAATATCTGCACGATGAACTGCGGTTTACGCATTCAGCTGCATGAGGTCGCGCCAGCGTTGCAGGCCGAACTAACGCGCCTGGATGAGCTCTGGTGCGAAGGCATAGGCCGTTTTGGTGGGCATTTTCTGGCGGGTAAAAACTTTACCGCCGTGGATGCTTTTTTCGCGCCGGTGGCTTTTCGCCTGCAGACCTACAATCTGCAGCTTTCCGTTACGGCGATGGAATATGTGGCACGTCTGTTGATGCTGGAGCCGATGCGCGAGTGGTATGACGCGGCATTGAGAGAACCCTGGCGGGATGACCCGCACGAACAGGATGCCGCTCGCGTGGGTACCTGGCTGGACGACTTGCGCGGCTAGTCATCCCGTTCTTCGGGGTTGGCCTTGGCTTCCTGGATGGTATCCCGGGCGTATTCCTTGTCACCCTCTTCACGCTCGGGTTGGTCATTTTCGTCCGCGCGGGAGGGTCGGTAACAGAGGGTAGCGATTATCGGGAAGTGATCCGAGCCAATGTGCTTGAGACGCTGCATCCCGCCCAAGGTGAAATGCTCACTGGTGAATATATGATCCAGCGGCCAGCGTAAAAACCAGTGGTCGGCATTGAAGGTACTGTACATGCCACGGCCGCGCCGCAGATCGAGCATGCCGCTAACCCGACAGAACATGCGTGTGGTGCGCGACCAGGCAACGTCATTCAGGTCGCCAAACAACAGGGTAGGGCCGTCGTGTTCCGCTATCTGCCTGGAGACCAGCAGCAGCTCAGCGTCGCGCCATAGCGTCGACTCGCTCTCGTTCGGCGCGGGCGGCCGTGGATGAACAGCGTGGAAGCGGATCTTCTTGCCGTTCTTCAATTCGAAGCGTCCGTGAATTGACGGAATATCATCCTGGATTAGCCGTTTGACCTTGACATCATGCAGCGGCAGGCGCGAATAAAGATGCATGCCGTAGAGATTGTCCTGCGGGATCTTGACGGTGTTCGGCCAGTCCGTTTCCAGCGCCGCATCGAGCTTTTCCTGCCACCAGTCATCGGACTCCAGCGTCAGTATCACGTCGGGTTGATGTTCCAGAATCTGGCTGATCAGTGACTCGGACTGGTGGTTGGGGGTCAGCACATTGGAGATCAGCAGGGTAATACAGTGATCACCGTCACCCTGCTGCGCCTTTTGCATTTGTACGGGATACAGAGGAGTCCACGGCAGTATGTGCCAGCCCTGCACCAGAACCACTGCGACGCACAGCAGCAGGGTAGGCAGTTGCCAGGTTCCATTGCTGAACCAGGTCAGCACCGCACACAGCAGCGCAAGGCTGAGAATCTGAACGCGTGGAAACTCGCAGGCCCGTACCCACCAGTCGTGCAACGGCACCTTGCCCAGTATGGTGGCGGCCAGCAGGAGCAGGCTTAAGCCAAAGAGCACCACACTAAAGATCATGTATTCCCCTTCTGAAACCCGGTTCGCGTCTGCTCAAAGCTCGGCGTTGTGATAAATATTCTGCACGTCATCCAGCTCGTTAAGCATGTCGATAAACTTGTCGAACAGGGCTACATCGTCACCTTCGATGGGTGTGCTGGTTTGCGGCAGGAACTGGATCTCGTCAACAATAAAATCGATCTCGCCAAAACTGTCAGTCAGCGCTTGCTTGGCCTTGGAGTATTCATTGTTGGGGGTAAACACAGTGATCTGGCCGTCTTCGTTTTCGATGTCGGTAACATCGACATCGGCCATCATCAAGGCTTCCAGAACAGCCTCTTCGTCGTCAGCCTTGAACGCCAAAATCGCACAATGGTCGAACATG
This genomic stretch from Halopseudomonas pelagia harbors:
- a CDS encoding extensin family protein, translated to MAAVVYKPWTYLPPEWNPWAPLSITHEMTQITRWKLSQLQQAPESCVAILAAAPEGWVDYLDLEDYTPVQGCPLTNVVRVRSSGLDFNSPFTVTCPMLVAWVMFERQQLQPLALAHLESEVSRVDHFGSFACRNIYNRENARRSQHASANAFDVAAFRLKDGGQVSVLRDWDNTQAPEKSTFLKAVHDSACAYFGTVLGPDYNQPHENHFHFDASGFGFCR
- a CDS encoding cytochrome b, whose amino-acid sequence is MKYMKTPTRYHGLSIALHWLMLILIAAVFACMELKGNFPKGSGIREGLKLWHFGLGISILMLVCVRLLTRMLTTSPADPNNMAPQWQKLAATGMHLALYAWMIAMPLLGWLILSAEGKHVALLGYPLPWLMQPSETWTERFEQAHEWGALAGYWMIGLHAVAGVAHHYLWRDGTLLRMLPRRSNAPPV
- a CDS encoding glutathione S-transferase family protein → MTTELFIANKNYSSWSLRPWVLMRQLEIPFTERLMPFSGADTAASYRAFSPSAKVPCLVDGEARVWDSLAIVEYLAETRSGVWPEELTARTWARCAAAEMHSGFTQLRNICTMNCGLRIQLHEVAPALQAELTRLDELWCEGIGRFGGHFLAGKNFTAVDAFFAPVAFRLQTYNLQLSVTAMEYVARLLMLEPMREWYDAALREPWRDDPHEQDAARVGTWLDDLRG
- a CDS encoding endonuclease/exonuclease/phosphatase family protein, whose product is MIFSVVLFGLSLLLLAATILGKVPLHDWWVRACEFPRVQILSLALLCAVLTWFSNGTWQLPTLLLCVAVVLVQGWHILPWTPLYPVQMQKAQQGDGDHCITLLISNVLTPNHQSESLISQILEHQPDVILTLESDDWWQEKLDAALETDWPNTVKIPQDNLYGMHLYSRLPLHDVKVKRLIQDDIPSIHGRFELKNGKKIRFHAVHPRPPAPNESESTLWRDAELLLVSRQIAEHDGPTLLFGDLNDVAWSRTTRMFCRVSGMLDLRRGRGMYSTFNADHWFLRWPLDHIFTSEHFTLGGMQRLKHIGSDHFPIIATLCYRPSRADENDQPEREEGDKEYARDTIQEAKANPEERDD